One window of Athalia rosae chromosome 4, iyAthRosa1.1, whole genome shotgun sequence genomic DNA carries:
- the LOC105692894 gene encoding uncharacterized protein LOC105692894 isoform X1, translating into MLSTPKAKTGLFLASSLHDGLEDNNIIQITTLLLNKEANPNILIPSQGITPFHLVIGNDSETFAEEVTKLFLRHGGNPNVKSTDGLTPLHVAAAWGRLGVLELLLSNGADPLLVDDDGKCPFHYAFDEAHYEAVAILGKYCGKSFDEYSGPKYNLALEKILVTEGDVVAEYAVSEGTCDATATHDVSAFNTKNMLNNNSNFLENQNQSFAPERTVENNTLEPRCGCPKNANLIDTTSTKVSFDPNRKLLLCGNLMHDGEELHKDLKIVKLSSEMKKISPEIVDDSLFFSDRNYYTIEDLLLIESHKVNDSMPNVSLPKTVMKLNLQRHGSRLTKRQIVESSGITSQVPEKHLNKAKVIHKISRRYCTRQALLRRRTKTFNLQGWTMPHNRQMSSNHDKLLSRVHTTRQCVTKQEPYSADCSIRSKSPNFILTPKILMRPQSPKKSTNPVIDNKLQEIRTTSTNGISLGKGINRKNTDSYRTPLLARNFGNNGISVKYVCKKKQLAPEVSNLKTNLPTSSKRFHDMPIKVNTSIPNRNLTHLIKQNRKVTINQTQPMLTSSRCPRIFPTHALDKTYNEDVSNLAVDSSFELSPGDKIGKFLINCRGLSKIIAVNSEECMCDNRRDSRITDIQCIPDDVAHVKDEVNIPVKTMNSPTAPDLRISSQTDAYFENACGNYAEMNAKFRHISKVNQTAGSSKMTYDTNSIGRFSNIISGFLQCGEYCDCVKSKKTEIASYLIRYRSPRSHAGLLTSNSMMSNLVNSADSELDRCTKSDTCLNRPKLRDINDSLESRKPSDCSTDKHTWDRANDALSIELNKLFVSGSIHDNSLNHQSSVSIEEEYKYEDVEEGVILLERRLLTTPVSKRCFSMPLIKTENEVSGNSGGRIEDASLESRLSSLPHSLVVMDSETLRRELTRLDRCPPGPITATTRHVYLRRLQKLQKCGPNPPLTVTIAVPPKFSAEIERTLRSENWISDLSQHEALELQVFGEFSNPDPTRRWREGINKSSFNYLLMDPRITKNLPRRGSDLSFTERWRIFLSAIFYIGKGKRSRPYSHLYSAFEEWKKGKRSTNDEKISYILGIWQSDCGVVCLHLFQNAIPVEAYTREAAMIDALGLDRLKNSKSGDYYGVAATWSRHQKRMLGVYLLYKAMNILMQEGERQLSPENIER; encoded by the exons ATGCTATCAACCCCGAAAGCAAAAACAGGACTGTTCTTGGCGTCATCTCTTCACGATGGTTTAGAAGATAACAATATCAT ACAAATAACAACGCTCCTACTAAACAAAGAGGCAAATCCCAATATTTTGATACCGTCACAAGGGATTACTCCCTTTCATCTCGTTATAGGAAATGATTCCGAAACATTTGCGGAAGAAGTCACAAAACTCTTTTTGCGCCATGGCGGAAATCCTAATGTTAA ATCAACAGACGGATTGACACCTCTGCATGTTGCTGCTGCCTGGGGTCGTCTTGGTGTTCTAGAACTCCTATTGTCTAACGGTGCTGATCCACTCTTAGTCGATGATGATGGAAAGTGCCCTTTTCATTATGCGTTCGATGAAGCTCACTATGAAGCTGTTGCCATTCTTGGCAAATATTGTGGCAAATCATTTGACGAATATTCTGGTCCTAAATACAACCTTGCCTTAG aaaaaataCTAGTGACCGAAGGTGACGTTGTTGCTGAATATGCGGTCTCGGAGGGTACTTGTGATGCAACAGCCACACATGATGTCTCTGCGTttaacacaaaaaatatgctcAATAACAACAGTAACTTCCTGGAAAATCAAAACCAATCATTTGCTCCAGAAAGAACAGTCGAGAACAATACCTTAGAACCAAGGTGTGGTTGTCCAAAAAACGCCAATCTAATCGACACAACAAGTACCAAGGTGAGCTTTGATCCGAATCGTAAATTGTTGTTATGTGGGAACCTCATGCATGATGGTGAAGAATTGCACAAAGATCTCAAAATTGTAAAGCTTAGttcagagatgaaaaagatTTCACCTGAAATTGTGGATGattcccttttcttctctgATCGTAACTATTACACAATTGAGGACTTGCTTCTCATAGAGTCACACAAAGTCAATGACAGTATGCCAAATGTCAGTTTACCAAAAACAGTAATGAAACTAAACTTGCAAAGACACGGAAGTCGATTAACGAAGCGCCAAATTGTTGAATCATCCGGAATCACATCACAGGTCCCGGAAAAGCACCTCAATAAGGCTAAAGTTATTCATAAGATATCACGACGGTATTGCACAAGGCAGGCATTGTTGCGCAGAAGAACAAAAACTTTCAACCTACAAGGGTGGACGATGCCACACAACAGACAGATGTCTTCAAATCATGATAAACTCCTTAGTCGTGTACATACCACAAGACAATGTGTTACCAAGCAAGAGCCATATTCAGCTGACTGTTCCATTAGAAGCAAATCGCCAAATTTTATCCtaactccgaaaattttgatgAGACCTCAATCACCGAAGAAGTCTACAAATCCAGTTATTGATAACAAACTACAGGAGATTAGAACAACATCCACCAATGGTATATCACTGGGGAAAGGCATCAACCGCAAGAATACTGATAGCTATAGAACGCCACTACTCGccagaaattttggaaacaaTGGAATTAGTGTGAAATACGTTTGCAAAAAGAAACAGTTAGCACCCGAGGTTTCGAATCTAAAAACAAATCTCCCGACCAGTTCGAAGAGATTTCATGATATGCCGATCAAAGTGAACACATCTATACCCAATAGGAACTTGACACATTTGATAAAGCAAAACCGCAAGGTAACAATCAACCAAACACAGCCCATGTTGACGTCTTCACGTTGTCCAAGAATCTTCCCCACCCATGCGCTGGACAAAACGTACAACGAGGACGTCTCCAACTTGGCTGTAGATAGTTCATTCGAGCTCTCACCAGGTGAcaagattggaaaatttctcatcaACTGTAGGGGTCTATCAAAAATAATAGCAGTCAACTCGGAGGAATGTATGTGTGACAATCGTCGGGACAGTCGTATAACTGATATTCAATGTATTCCAGATGACGTAGCCCATGTCAAAGATGAAGTTAACATTCCTGTCAAGACTATGAATTCTCCAACTGCTCCTGATCTGAGAATATCTAGCCAAACCGATGCATATTTTGAGAATGCTTGTGGTAACTATGCAGAAATGAATGCTAAATTCAGACACATATCTAAAGTGAACCAAACTGCTGGATCGTCAAAGATGACCTATGACACAAATAGTATTGgacgtttttcaaatataattagTGGCTTTCTGCAATGTGGCGAGTACTGTGATTGTgtcaaatcgaaaaaaacagagatTGCAAGTTACTTGATTAGATATCGATCGCCCAGATCTCATGCAGGGTTACTGACCAGCAATTCAATGATGTCAAATCTGGTGAACTCTGCAGATTCAGAGCTCGACAGGTGCACTAAAAGCGATACCTGTTTGAATAGGCCAAAATTACGGGACATCAATGACTCTTTAGAGTCCCGTAAACCCAGTGATTGTTCCACTGACAAACATACTTGGGACAGAGCTAATGATGCCTTATCGATAGAATTGAACAAATTATTCGTTAGCGGATCTATCCATGATAATAGCTTAAACCATCAGTCTTCTGTAAGTATCGAGGAAGAATACAAATATGAAGACGTCGAAGAAGGTGTGATCCTGTTAGAACGTCGACTATTGACAACACCTGTAAG TAAACGATGTTTTAGCATGCCCCTGATAAAAACTGAGAACGAGGTGTCCGGAAATAGTGGTGGACGTATTGAAG ATGCGTCTCTGGAATCGCGTCTGTCGAGCCTGCCACATTCCTTGGTAGTCATGGACAGTGAGACGCTACGAAGAGAATTGACCAGATTAGATCGCTGTCCCCCAGGACCAATAACTGCCACTACTCGCCATGTGTACTTGAGACGGCTGCAGAAACTTCAGAAGTGCGGTCCAAATCCACCGTTGACCGTTACCATAGCCGTACCACCGA AATTCAGCGCTGAGATTGAACGAACTTTGCGGTCCGAAAACTGGATAAGTGATTTGTCGCAGCATGAAGCGTTAGAGTTACAAGTGTTTggggaattttcaaatcctgaTCCGACGCGACGATGGAGGGAGGGAATTAACAAGTCCTCGTTCAACTACCTCCTAATGGATCCTCGAATCACGAAGAATCTACCGCGTCGAGGGAGTGATCTGTCTTTCACGGAACGTTggcgaatatttttatcagcgATATTTTATATTGGCAAAGGTAAGCGCTCACGTCCCTATTCGCATCTCTATTCTGCTTTCGAAGAATGGAAGAAAGGCAAGCGTTcaacgaacgatgaaaaaatcagtTACATCTTGGGCATATGGCAAAGTGATTGCGGCGTAGTATGTCTTCACTTATTCCAAAACGCAATTCCCGTCGAAGCTTATACGCGGGAAGCTGCGATGATAGATGCCTTGGGATTGGATAGACTGAAGAATTCCAAATCAGGAGATTATTACGGCGTTGCCGCGACTTGGAGTCGCCACCAGAAACGTATGCTCGGCGTCTATCTTCTATACAAAGCCATGAATATCTTGATGCAAGAAGGAGAAAGACAACTGAGTCCTGAGAATATCGAGAGGTAA
- the LOC105692894 gene encoding uncharacterized protein LOC105692894 isoform X5, translating into MLSTPKAKTGLFLASSLHDGLEDNNIIQITTLLLNKEANPNILIPSQGITPFHLVIGNDSETFAEEVTKLFLRHGGNPNVKSTDGLTPLHVAAAWGRLGVLELLLSNGADPLLVDDDGKCPFHYAFDEAHYEAVAILGKYCGKSFDEYSGPKYNLALEKILVTEGDVVAEYAVSEGTCDATATHDVSAFNTKNMLNNNSNFLENQNQSFAPERTVENNTLEPRCGCPKNANLIDTTSTKVSFDPNRKLLLCGNLMHDGEELHKDLKIVKLSSEMKKISPEIVDDSLFFSDRNYYTIEDLLLIESHKVNDSMPNVSLPKTVMKLNLQRHGSRLTKRQIVESSGITSQVPEKHLNKAKVIHKISRRYCTRQALLRRRTKTFNLQGWTMPHNRQMSSNHDKLLSRVHTTRQCVTKQEPYSADCSIRSKSPNFILTPKILMRPQSPKKSTNPVIDNKLQEIRTTSTNGISLGKGINRKNTDSYRTPLLARNFGNNGISVKYVCKKKQLAPEVSNLKTNLPTSSKRFHDMPIKVNTSIPNRNLTHLIKQNRKVTINQTQPMLTSSRCPRIFPTHALDKTYNEDVSNLAVDSSFELSPDDVAHVKDEVNIPVKTMNSPTAPDLRISSQTDAYFENACGNYAEMNAKFRHISKVNQTAGSSKMTYDTNSIGRFSNIISGFLQCGEYCDCVKSKKTEIASYLIRYRSPRSHAGLLTSNSMMSNLVNSADSELDRCTKSDTCLNRPKLRDINDSLESRKPSDCSTDKHTWDRANDALSIELNKLFVSGSIHDNSLNHQSSVSIEEEYKYEDVEEGVILLERRLLTTPVSKRCFSMPLIKTENEVSGNSGGRIEDASLESRLSSLPHSLVVMDSETLRRELTRLDRCPPGPITATTRHVYLRRLQKLQKCGPNPPLTVTIAVPPKFSAEIERTLRSENWISDLSQHEALELQVFGEFSNPDPTRRWREGINKSSFNYLLMDPRITKNLPRRGSDLSFTERWRIFLSAIFYIGKGKRSRPYSHLYSAFEEWKKGKRSTNDEKISYILGIWQSDCGVVCLHLFQNAIPVEAYTREAAMIDALGLDRLKNSKSGDYYGVAATWSRHQKRMLGVYLLYKAMNILMQEGERQLSPENIER; encoded by the exons ATGCTATCAACCCCGAAAGCAAAAACAGGACTGTTCTTGGCGTCATCTCTTCACGATGGTTTAGAAGATAACAATATCAT ACAAATAACAACGCTCCTACTAAACAAAGAGGCAAATCCCAATATTTTGATACCGTCACAAGGGATTACTCCCTTTCATCTCGTTATAGGAAATGATTCCGAAACATTTGCGGAAGAAGTCACAAAACTCTTTTTGCGCCATGGCGGAAATCCTAATGTTAA ATCAACAGACGGATTGACACCTCTGCATGTTGCTGCTGCCTGGGGTCGTCTTGGTGTTCTAGAACTCCTATTGTCTAACGGTGCTGATCCACTCTTAGTCGATGATGATGGAAAGTGCCCTTTTCATTATGCGTTCGATGAAGCTCACTATGAAGCTGTTGCCATTCTTGGCAAATATTGTGGCAAATCATTTGACGAATATTCTGGTCCTAAATACAACCTTGCCTTAG aaaaaataCTAGTGACCGAAGGTGACGTTGTTGCTGAATATGCGGTCTCGGAGGGTACTTGTGATGCAACAGCCACACATGATGTCTCTGCGTttaacacaaaaaatatgctcAATAACAACAGTAACTTCCTGGAAAATCAAAACCAATCATTTGCTCCAGAAAGAACAGTCGAGAACAATACCTTAGAACCAAGGTGTGGTTGTCCAAAAAACGCCAATCTAATCGACACAACAAGTACCAAGGTGAGCTTTGATCCGAATCGTAAATTGTTGTTATGTGGGAACCTCATGCATGATGGTGAAGAATTGCACAAAGATCTCAAAATTGTAAAGCTTAGttcagagatgaaaaagatTTCACCTGAAATTGTGGATGattcccttttcttctctgATCGTAACTATTACACAATTGAGGACTTGCTTCTCATAGAGTCACACAAAGTCAATGACAGTATGCCAAATGTCAGTTTACCAAAAACAGTAATGAAACTAAACTTGCAAAGACACGGAAGTCGATTAACGAAGCGCCAAATTGTTGAATCATCCGGAATCACATCACAGGTCCCGGAAAAGCACCTCAATAAGGCTAAAGTTATTCATAAGATATCACGACGGTATTGCACAAGGCAGGCATTGTTGCGCAGAAGAACAAAAACTTTCAACCTACAAGGGTGGACGATGCCACACAACAGACAGATGTCTTCAAATCATGATAAACTCCTTAGTCGTGTACATACCACAAGACAATGTGTTACCAAGCAAGAGCCATATTCAGCTGACTGTTCCATTAGAAGCAAATCGCCAAATTTTATCCtaactccgaaaattttgatgAGACCTCAATCACCGAAGAAGTCTACAAATCCAGTTATTGATAACAAACTACAGGAGATTAGAACAACATCCACCAATGGTATATCACTGGGGAAAGGCATCAACCGCAAGAATACTGATAGCTATAGAACGCCACTACTCGccagaaattttggaaacaaTGGAATTAGTGTGAAATACGTTTGCAAAAAGAAACAGTTAGCACCCGAGGTTTCGAATCTAAAAACAAATCTCCCGACCAGTTCGAAGAGATTTCATGATATGCCGATCAAAGTGAACACATCTATACCCAATAGGAACTTGACACATTTGATAAAGCAAAACCGCAAGGTAACAATCAACCAAACACAGCCCATGTTGACGTCTTCACGTTGTCCAAGAATCTTCCCCACCCATGCGCTGGACAAAACGTACAACGAGGACGTCTCCAACTTGGCTGTAGATAGTTCATTCGAGCTCTCACCAG ATGACGTAGCCCATGTCAAAGATGAAGTTAACATTCCTGTCAAGACTATGAATTCTCCAACTGCTCCTGATCTGAGAATATCTAGCCAAACCGATGCATATTTTGAGAATGCTTGTGGTAACTATGCAGAAATGAATGCTAAATTCAGACACATATCTAAAGTGAACCAAACTGCTGGATCGTCAAAGATGACCTATGACACAAATAGTATTGgacgtttttcaaatataattagTGGCTTTCTGCAATGTGGCGAGTACTGTGATTGTgtcaaatcgaaaaaaacagagatTGCAAGTTACTTGATTAGATATCGATCGCCCAGATCTCATGCAGGGTTACTGACCAGCAATTCAATGATGTCAAATCTGGTGAACTCTGCAGATTCAGAGCTCGACAGGTGCACTAAAAGCGATACCTGTTTGAATAGGCCAAAATTACGGGACATCAATGACTCTTTAGAGTCCCGTAAACCCAGTGATTGTTCCACTGACAAACATACTTGGGACAGAGCTAATGATGCCTTATCGATAGAATTGAACAAATTATTCGTTAGCGGATCTATCCATGATAATAGCTTAAACCATCAGTCTTCTGTAAGTATCGAGGAAGAATACAAATATGAAGACGTCGAAGAAGGTGTGATCCTGTTAGAACGTCGACTATTGACAACACCTGTAAG TAAACGATGTTTTAGCATGCCCCTGATAAAAACTGAGAACGAGGTGTCCGGAAATAGTGGTGGACGTATTGAAG ATGCGTCTCTGGAATCGCGTCTGTCGAGCCTGCCACATTCCTTGGTAGTCATGGACAGTGAGACGCTACGAAGAGAATTGACCAGATTAGATCGCTGTCCCCCAGGACCAATAACTGCCACTACTCGCCATGTGTACTTGAGACGGCTGCAGAAACTTCAGAAGTGCGGTCCAAATCCACCGTTGACCGTTACCATAGCCGTACCACCGA AATTCAGCGCTGAGATTGAACGAACTTTGCGGTCCGAAAACTGGATAAGTGATTTGTCGCAGCATGAAGCGTTAGAGTTACAAGTGTTTggggaattttcaaatcctgaTCCGACGCGACGATGGAGGGAGGGAATTAACAAGTCCTCGTTCAACTACCTCCTAATGGATCCTCGAATCACGAAGAATCTACCGCGTCGAGGGAGTGATCTGTCTTTCACGGAACGTTggcgaatatttttatcagcgATATTTTATATTGGCAAAGGTAAGCGCTCACGTCCCTATTCGCATCTCTATTCTGCTTTCGAAGAATGGAAGAAAGGCAAGCGTTcaacgaacgatgaaaaaatcagtTACATCTTGGGCATATGGCAAAGTGATTGCGGCGTAGTATGTCTTCACTTATTCCAAAACGCAATTCCCGTCGAAGCTTATACGCGGGAAGCTGCGATGATAGATGCCTTGGGATTGGATAGACTGAAGAATTCCAAATCAGGAGATTATTACGGCGTTGCCGCGACTTGGAGTCGCCACCAGAAACGTATGCTCGGCGTCTATCTTCTATACAAAGCCATGAATATCTTGATGCAAGAAGGAGAAAGACAACTGAGTCCTGAGAATATCGAGAGGTAA
- the LOC105692894 gene encoding uncharacterized protein LOC105692894 isoform X4, translating into MLSTPKAKTGLFLASSLHDGLEDNNIIQITTLLLNKEANPNILIPSQGITPFHLVIGNDSETFAEEVTKLFLRHGGNPNVKSTDGLTPLHVAAAWGRLGVLELLLSNGADPLLVDDDGKCPFHYAFDEAHYEAVAILGKYCGKSFDEYSGPKYNLALEKILVTEGDVVAEYAVSEGTCDATATHDVSAFNTKNMLNNNSNFLENQNQSFAPERTVENNTLEPRCGCPKNANLIDTTSTKVSFDPNRKLLLCGNLMHDGEELHKDLKIVKLSSEMKKISPEIVDDSLFFSDRNYYTIEDLLLIESHKVNDSMPNVSLPKTVMKLNLQRHGSRLTKRQIVESSGITSQVPEKHLNKAKVIHKISRRYCTRQALLRRRTKTFNLQGWTMPHNRQMSSNHDKLLSRVHTTRQCVTKQEPYSADCSIRSKSPNFILTPKILMRPQSPKKSTNPVIDNKLQEIRTTSTNGISLGKGINRKNTDSYRTPLLARNFGNNGISVKYVCKKKQLAPEVSNLKTNLPTSSKRFHDMPIKVNTSIPNRNLTHLIKQNRKVTINQTQPMLTSSRCPRIFPTHALDKTYNEDVSNLAVDSSFELSPGDKIGKFLINYDVAHVKDEVNIPVKTMNSPTAPDLRISSQTDAYFENACGNYAEMNAKFRHISKVNQTAGSSKMTYDTNSIGRFSNIISGFLQCGEYCDCVKSKKTEIASYLIRYRSPRSHAGLLTSNSMMSNLVNSADSELDRCTKSDTCLNRPKLRDINDSLESRKPSDCSTDKHTWDRANDALSIELNKLFVSGSIHDNSLNHQSSVSIEEEYKYEDVEEGVILLERRLLTTPVSKRCFSMPLIKTENEVSGNSGGRIEDASLESRLSSLPHSLVVMDSETLRRELTRLDRCPPGPITATTRHVYLRRLQKLQKCGPNPPLTVTIAVPPKFSAEIERTLRSENWISDLSQHEALELQVFGEFSNPDPTRRWREGINKSSFNYLLMDPRITKNLPRRGSDLSFTERWRIFLSAIFYIGKGKRSRPYSHLYSAFEEWKKGKRSTNDEKISYILGIWQSDCGVVCLHLFQNAIPVEAYTREAAMIDALGLDRLKNSKSGDYYGVAATWSRHQKRMLGVYLLYKAMNILMQEGERQLSPENIER; encoded by the exons ATGCTATCAACCCCGAAAGCAAAAACAGGACTGTTCTTGGCGTCATCTCTTCACGATGGTTTAGAAGATAACAATATCAT ACAAATAACAACGCTCCTACTAAACAAAGAGGCAAATCCCAATATTTTGATACCGTCACAAGGGATTACTCCCTTTCATCTCGTTATAGGAAATGATTCCGAAACATTTGCGGAAGAAGTCACAAAACTCTTTTTGCGCCATGGCGGAAATCCTAATGTTAA ATCAACAGACGGATTGACACCTCTGCATGTTGCTGCTGCCTGGGGTCGTCTTGGTGTTCTAGAACTCCTATTGTCTAACGGTGCTGATCCACTCTTAGTCGATGATGATGGAAAGTGCCCTTTTCATTATGCGTTCGATGAAGCTCACTATGAAGCTGTTGCCATTCTTGGCAAATATTGTGGCAAATCATTTGACGAATATTCTGGTCCTAAATACAACCTTGCCTTAG aaaaaataCTAGTGACCGAAGGTGACGTTGTTGCTGAATATGCGGTCTCGGAGGGTACTTGTGATGCAACAGCCACACATGATGTCTCTGCGTttaacacaaaaaatatgctcAATAACAACAGTAACTTCCTGGAAAATCAAAACCAATCATTTGCTCCAGAAAGAACAGTCGAGAACAATACCTTAGAACCAAGGTGTGGTTGTCCAAAAAACGCCAATCTAATCGACACAACAAGTACCAAGGTGAGCTTTGATCCGAATCGTAAATTGTTGTTATGTGGGAACCTCATGCATGATGGTGAAGAATTGCACAAAGATCTCAAAATTGTAAAGCTTAGttcagagatgaaaaagatTTCACCTGAAATTGTGGATGattcccttttcttctctgATCGTAACTATTACACAATTGAGGACTTGCTTCTCATAGAGTCACACAAAGTCAATGACAGTATGCCAAATGTCAGTTTACCAAAAACAGTAATGAAACTAAACTTGCAAAGACACGGAAGTCGATTAACGAAGCGCCAAATTGTTGAATCATCCGGAATCACATCACAGGTCCCGGAAAAGCACCTCAATAAGGCTAAAGTTATTCATAAGATATCACGACGGTATTGCACAAGGCAGGCATTGTTGCGCAGAAGAACAAAAACTTTCAACCTACAAGGGTGGACGATGCCACACAACAGACAGATGTCTTCAAATCATGATAAACTCCTTAGTCGTGTACATACCACAAGACAATGTGTTACCAAGCAAGAGCCATATTCAGCTGACTGTTCCATTAGAAGCAAATCGCCAAATTTTATCCtaactccgaaaattttgatgAGACCTCAATCACCGAAGAAGTCTACAAATCCAGTTATTGATAACAAACTACAGGAGATTAGAACAACATCCACCAATGGTATATCACTGGGGAAAGGCATCAACCGCAAGAATACTGATAGCTATAGAACGCCACTACTCGccagaaattttggaaacaaTGGAATTAGTGTGAAATACGTTTGCAAAAAGAAACAGTTAGCACCCGAGGTTTCGAATCTAAAAACAAATCTCCCGACCAGTTCGAAGAGATTTCATGATATGCCGATCAAAGTGAACACATCTATACCCAATAGGAACTTGACACATTTGATAAAGCAAAACCGCAAGGTAACAATCAACCAAACACAGCCCATGTTGACGTCTTCACGTTGTCCAAGAATCTTCCCCACCCATGCGCTGGACAAAACGTACAACGAGGACGTCTCCAACTTGGCTGTAGATAGTTCATTCGAGCTCTCACCAGGTGAcaagattggaaaatttctcatcaACT ATGACGTAGCCCATGTCAAAGATGAAGTTAACATTCCTGTCAAGACTATGAATTCTCCAACTGCTCCTGATCTGAGAATATCTAGCCAAACCGATGCATATTTTGAGAATGCTTGTGGTAACTATGCAGAAATGAATGCTAAATTCAGACACATATCTAAAGTGAACCAAACTGCTGGATCGTCAAAGATGACCTATGACACAAATAGTATTGgacgtttttcaaatataattagTGGCTTTCTGCAATGTGGCGAGTACTGTGATTGTgtcaaatcgaaaaaaacagagatTGCAAGTTACTTGATTAGATATCGATCGCCCAGATCTCATGCAGGGTTACTGACCAGCAATTCAATGATGTCAAATCTGGTGAACTCTGCAGATTCAGAGCTCGACAGGTGCACTAAAAGCGATACCTGTTTGAATAGGCCAAAATTACGGGACATCAATGACTCTTTAGAGTCCCGTAAACCCAGTGATTGTTCCACTGACAAACATACTTGGGACAGAGCTAATGATGCCTTATCGATAGAATTGAACAAATTATTCGTTAGCGGATCTATCCATGATAATAGCTTAAACCATCAGTCTTCTGTAAGTATCGAGGAAGAATACAAATATGAAGACGTCGAAGAAGGTGTGATCCTGTTAGAACGTCGACTATTGACAACACCTGTAAG TAAACGATGTTTTAGCATGCCCCTGATAAAAACTGAGAACGAGGTGTCCGGAAATAGTGGTGGACGTATTGAAG ATGCGTCTCTGGAATCGCGTCTGTCGAGCCTGCCACATTCCTTGGTAGTCATGGACAGTGAGACGCTACGAAGAGAATTGACCAGATTAGATCGCTGTCCCCCAGGACCAATAACTGCCACTACTCGCCATGTGTACTTGAGACGGCTGCAGAAACTTCAGAAGTGCGGTCCAAATCCACCGTTGACCGTTACCATAGCCGTACCACCGA AATTCAGCGCTGAGATTGAACGAACTTTGCGGTCCGAAAACTGGATAAGTGATTTGTCGCAGCATGAAGCGTTAGAGTTACAAGTGTTTggggaattttcaaatcctgaTCCGACGCGACGATGGAGGGAGGGAATTAACAAGTCCTCGTTCAACTACCTCCTAATGGATCCTCGAATCACGAAGAATCTACCGCGTCGAGGGAGTGATCTGTCTTTCACGGAACGTTggcgaatatttttatcagcgATATTTTATATTGGCAAAGGTAAGCGCTCACGTCCCTATTCGCATCTCTATTCTGCTTTCGAAGAATGGAAGAAAGGCAAGCGTTcaacgaacgatgaaaaaatcagtTACATCTTGGGCATATGGCAAAGTGATTGCGGCGTAGTATGTCTTCACTTATTCCAAAACGCAATTCCCGTCGAAGCTTATACGCGGGAAGCTGCGATGATAGATGCCTTGGGATTGGATAGACTGAAGAATTCCAAATCAGGAGATTATTACGGCGTTGCCGCGACTTGGAGTCGCCACCAGAAACGTATGCTCGGCGTCTATCTTCTATACAAAGCCATGAATATCTTGATGCAAGAAGGAGAAAGACAACTGAGTCCTGAGAATATCGAGAGGTAA